Part of the Equus caballus isolate H_3958 breed thoroughbred chromosome 18, TB-T2T, whole genome shotgun sequence genome is shown below.
ggatagaaaaagatacactttgcaaacattaatcaaaagaaaacaagagtggctatattaatatcaaacaaaatagactttagagcagagaaaattaccagagataaagagggacattatgtCACAAAACAGGTCAATTTACCAAtgagacataaaaatattaaatgtgtatgcaccaaatAACAGAGACTCAGAACACATGAAATAAAAGGgacagaactgaaaagagaagtaGAGAAGTTCACAATATTTGAAGACAAACATTCCTCTCACAATGATTAATAGATccaataaacagaaaatcagcaagaatatAACATAACTAAACAATTTCAATCAACcaatgtgttttatatttaaagaacATTCTACTCAACAACTGCAGAATACGTTTTTTcccaagtgcatatggaacattcaccaagataaatCACATCCTGAGTCATAGCACAGaccttcaaaaatttaaaagacttgacatcatacaaagtatgttctctgaccattaTGGAATTAGAACAAAAAttagtaacataaaaataatgataaaaaccTCCAAACAGCAGCAAATTTAACAGCATAATCCTAAATAATACCTGAGTCAAAGAGGTAGTCTCcaaggaaattataaaacattttgaactgaagaaaaatgaaaataaaacctacCAAAATTTGTAGGCTGCAACTAAAGCCATTCTTAGATGGATACTGATGGCattaaattattagaaaagaagaaaagtttcaaatcatactctaagcttctaccttaagaaactaaaaaaaaatttaaaaagtagcaaaataaatccaaagcaaatagaaacaaagaaatactaaagagcagcaatcaataaaattgaaaaaaggaaaacaatagagaaaaatcaattaaaccaaaagatagttttttaaatccaaaatacttgaaagaattctcaaaactcagtacgaaaactgacaaatttaaaatgggcaaaaaacttgaacagacacttcaccaaaaggGATATATATGAATGGCAAATGAGCCCAGGAAAAATACcattaaccattagggaaatacaaattaaaaccatgatcaCCTATCACTCCACACCTGTTAAAAATGGTtaacgtttatttatttatttatttgtttgtttatttatttatttatttactttgaggaagattagtcctgagctaactactaccaatcctcctcttttagctgaggaagactggccctgagctagcatccatgcccgtcatcctctactttatatgtgggacgcctgccacagcatggcttttgccaagcagtgtcatgtctgcacccaggatctgaaccggcaaaccctgggctgccgagaagtggaacgtgtgcacttaaccactgcaccaccaggccggctcctaaagtttttaaaaaaatactgacaatatcaagtgccagtgaggatgtggagcaactggaactcacaAGTATTGCCAGTGAAAAATTGAAGAGCCATTTTggaagcagtttggcagttttctATAAAGTTAAATGCACCTTTACCATTTAACCCAGTAATCCCATTCCTAGATATCTaacctagagaaatgaaaacttacggttacacaaaaacctatacacaaatgtttataataGCTCTATGTACGATtgccaaaactgaaaacaacccaaacgtccttCAAGgcacaaatggataaacaaatggtaATATATCCAAGTAAaaaactattcagcaataaaaagaaatagactattgatacatgcaacaacttagatggatctcaaaggcattatgcttagtgaaagaagccaatatcaCAGGGTTACATGCTCTTATCATTCCATATACATGACaatctcaaaaagacaaaactatggtgatggagaacagatcagtgatcgCCAGTGGTTCAGGGTGGTGGAAGCCTGTAACTATAGGGAGAGCATGAGGGAGTTTTTTCTAACGTTGTGGAACTGCTCTGCATCCTGACTGTAGTGGCAATTACACAAGTCTATACATGCcttaaaattcacagaactgttggggcccggtggcatagcgggtaagttcgtgcattctgctGTGGCCATCCAAGGTTAGCAGGTTCAGAcaccgggcgtggacctagcaccactcatcaagctatgctgtgtggtatcccacataaaacagaggaagattggcacagatgttagctcagcaacaattttcctcaagcgaaaagaggaagattggcaacagatgttagctcaaggccaactttcctcacacacaaaaaataaattcatagaactgtataCCAAAAGAAAAGGTCAATTTTACcacaatgtaatttttttaaatataaataaagaagtaATTTTTACAAGTTTATCTTTAAAGTGTAGGGCCAAACTTCCCCAATCAAGACTTGAGTATCTAGCTAACATCAAAGACTAATTTGACCACAAACGAAAACCAGGAACATCATGATATACTCACCACCACTCACGCCTCTACAGTTTCCATTACTAGAATCCATAGGAAAATCTGAAAGGTGAGAGAATAAATTAAGAACCACacattaattattatttcaaGATTCTCATATAGAAATCTAATTCAGTCACAAATTTGATTTGGGTAAGAACCCAGGCATCTCAAGGAATTCGATTCTTACTGGTGTCATGAGGTTGGCACTCTATCATTTGTAGGTTGAATAAGAACAAGGTCTACTCTTTCATGTGATTGAAAGGCAATATACTCTTTTGAATCCTCATCCACTGTGAATAAAATTCCaggatttaataaataaaatttgagtttCACAAAATTTGTGAATGATTAGCGTCCTGTCACAATAAAGCCTGAGCACATATTAGCACTCACCCAACACTTGTCTCATGATGACTAAAAGATCCAAACACGCCTCTTCAATAAAGAGATGTATCACACTTTACTGGCATATATTCAAATTCTTAGTGCCTAAAGAAAACATTCAGAGAGCATTCTCGCTGTGCTCTTTGCTAACTGCAAACTCACCAGTTCTTCAGGAGAAAGGAAGCCTACCATCCAGGGACTTCTCAAGCCAGTGGAATTAACGCACATGGTAATAATTAGATATTGCCATTGACTCTTTTCATCATCCTATAATCCCAGAAGACGGGAATGACAAATGGTAATGAAAATCATAATTATATAAAGTTCTTCTGTGTTCTAGTTAAGAAAGCAGCCTCTAATGAATAACACTGAGTGCCTTAGCAGATCGCCATGCTGAGCAATGTTGTGCCTAGCTACATATTCTTATGGACACTTCAACTCAGCACTTTCATatgagttttatatttatattaatactTTAGGTTAAATGAGTTTAATGCCTCTATTTATCCTAGTAGAAAATaacattcttctttttccttcagagGTCATATCATGAATATATTAAACAAGGAGGAATTAATACTATTTTAGGACAATAGCACCCAAAATTACAATTAATGAATTACTTTCACCAGCTGGTATTTAAAAACCTATATCCAGGctcagcctcagtggcctaggttaagttcagcatactctgctttggaggcctgggttgggatctcgggcatggacctacaccactcatctgtaaGCAACCATGCTGTGATTGATGGTGGCCcacatgaaaaagagaaaaagaggaagattggcaacagatgttagctcagggtgaatcttccccagcaaaaagaaaaacaaaaaataatcccTATATCCAAGGAAAGTTAGCAGCcgccaaataaataaataaatacgcaGGCAACAAATACTTGATTCTAAAACATTTGGCTCAACTCAGTCATACACTATTAATTTAATGACTTTTATTCTAGTCAAAGACTTTATTCATGATAAATGTATCCAAGTATTACAGTAATATGCAAAGATTTTTTCTATTCCTGAATAAGTCTAACAAACATGTAATACGCATATGATTTATACAAAAATGATCTCTCTGTAAATGATGAAATTATGTTGACCCAcgtttaaaataattgtttagtgttgaaaagttgaaataaaaatgaaaaataaaatttttctcttggAAAAACCCTTTGAAACAGCTGAACCTAGGAGattggttttcttctttcattcttatTCACAGGAAAATGTTTCTATACTTTAAAAAGTGCTTAGAAGTCAATTATTAGAATTATACGAGAGAAAAACcaaagttttcaaataaaaaataatcccaaAAAATTGTCTTCAGAAAGTAGGAATTCTAACAAAATTATCCTAAATTAAAACAGTAGGTATTGTTAGTAGGTTTTATGCCCCCAAGGATTTCAGGCAGGAGTCATAGAAGTTTCCAGAAGAAGAGCCTAAAGGAGCCAGGGGAGTTGGGGAGGGTTTTCCAGATAGAGGATAGCATGTGCAGAGGTACCGGGTGAGAAACTACAGTGTTCATGAAGGGACCTGTACGCCTCCCAGTGGGGCTAAAAACAGAGACCGGTGTAAGCAAAGAGAACTGAAACTACAGACAGGTAAGAAGGGATGAGATCATGAAGGCTAGACGCAGGTACCAAAGGATTTTAAGCAACAGATTGCGTTTCAGAAAGATCACACTGTTGGAACATGGAGGCGCAATACTGGAGGTAAGTGAGGCAATTATCATCCCACTTCTGTAATCCGTGTAAGACATGGTGAGGCCCAAACAGGACCGTAGCCttaaagaaggagggaagggaactGGATTCAGAGTAGATCTAATAGCATTTGACTACTGAATGTAGGGTAGAAAGAAATGGTGGAAACGTGACTGACTCCAGGGCCTGGAGGATGGGTGTGGTGGTGCCTTGAATAATATAGAAAATAGTAGAAAAGCAGACAGTAGGAGGGTAAGGAAATGAGGAGTTCGCTGTGGGGCATGCCGAGAATGAGGGGTCAGGGTTAGATGGGAGAATCTGGAATGTGTGTTCCCTGCTATCTCAAAAGTCCAGAGAAGTTGTTATCTCTTATCTCTTGGAATCCATTGTCCAGGGCTGCCTTTTATTCTCTTAAGCTATGAATAAATGGgctttcaaaatatactgaaaaaaacTGGATTCTTTAACCGCAAACCGATGGTCAAAAGACATTCTCTCTAAAGTTAGGAATCACCTCTTTCTTCATAAAAGAGGAAGTGTGGTATAGAACAGGTTCCGGTTTGCATCTGCTTTCCCTCAACAGCTGTATGaacttggacaagtcacttaacttcttcTGCAAAATCAGAATAATAGTACCCACCCTGTAGTTATTATGataattaaataaatcaatatgcATAACACCCTTAAAACAGCACCTAGAACATGTGAAATGTTATTAGTTCTTGTCCTGTTGCTGCTAATGATGCTTCTCCTGAAGATGACAAGTCCTCTCCATCACCATGTTGATCTTAAACACTTACATTGTGCTTTACCGTTATCAGTCGCTTCACCTGAGTATTTCTTTTGTTCTGCACAATCCCTAATGTCAACAtcaaatgacttgctcaaggtacAACATTAATGGAAAAATCTGGAATTCCAACTAAGAGACTATAACTCTAAAGCTGTGGTTTTCTTTAAATTGAGGAAATATAGCCAATTCTTAATTATTCAAAACTATATGTCTATATGGTACTTTTTGGTCTCCTCTTTCTATACACCCAGTAGAAAGAGAATGGCCAAGTACAACTTAGTTGCTATTTATTGCAACAACTATTTGGAagtttggtgggaatgtaataaaaaatgaaatattaaaataagatttGGTGACTATGTAAGATTCTATTACCACTGATAACAGAATCATGCATTAGCTGTAAATTAAATACCCTAACACTCTGAGATACTCTTTCCTACCCCATTCAGAGCACCTTTCAATATTCTACATGATGAAGGATCCTTAGAATCATGTTTTCTCTCTAGTCTTaatctaaaatttccatttctcctttccattCCACTTTCCTCCTATCACACTAAATAATTCTTCCTTCTTGGCGTTTGGCCCCTCAAATATTTGTAAGCCAGGGCTAAAGAAAAGGCTGCCTGTTCCTCAGAGAGTGGAGAAATGATTAAACAGCAGTTTGTGCATGTGAAAGTTGGCACAGCTCGGCCAGGCGAGAGAGGGCCTGGAGAAATGTGTTGAGCAAGAGGTGGAGTGACAAGTTAACACAACCACGGAAACCAGCAATGACTGAGGAGTGATTATAAAGACCTTGGCATGGCGAACCCTGGGAGTTGTATAAATAGCTGTTCAATGTCATAccataaattttcttaaatacttAATTTCTATGTTTCTGAGATAAACTATTTGTAACTAACAGACATCCATCAGACCCATTCCTTCTTCCTGTTGCTCCCAAAGGGATTTGTTCTTAAGCCTGACGTCCAGGTcaatttgtataaaataaaatattaagtttaTATATTCAGAAGAAATAAGATCTGCTTTTCCAGTTAGGTCCCGTGTGAAGCTTGTTTTCCAGAGCTGAACTGTTAAAAGTTCTAGACTGTATCTGCATTGACCAacataccatttaaaaaaaacaaacaaaaatgaacataTCAATTTgatataacaatgataataataggaaaacagcagcagcagcagcagcaacaattTGTTAAGGGCTCTGTACAGGTACTATATATGCTGCTTAATTTCATCTTCACCATGCCAGTGGGCTGTAGGCAGTACTGTCCTCATGTTACACATCAGAAAACTTTGAATCAGagagttttataatttccctATAACAGTTGATATGAGGCAGAGTCAAGATTCAACACCTGGTCTGCCCAACTCCAAATCCATACTCTTTACTCACCATACAATATGAAAGATTTGACCAAATGCCTTAATTAACTGGCTGAATGACTAAATTGAACTGAATTCACAGATGGAGCAATTGTACATGTAGTCACAACTCTATAGTgaatataaaatgaggaaaaagaataaatttatgaatttattaGTACTGGTCAGgatatgattttttctttaataaaagtaTGTTTGCCCACAGTgtttcaaaagcaaaaagcattttGAAGCAATACTCCATTGCAGTAAGATTTTGCCTTGTAAAATACCCTAAACTGGTTTGCGGAGTCACAACACACTATGAGGGTACATATCCATGTGAATGATAGGATTTGCGAATCCTCTTGGCATTGAAGAGATGTGAATGGTGgtcccattttattcagagaccTCATTTTTATGTTCAGTTGGATAGATTCTAGTCATAAGACAGAGGGACTCTGTTTATActtagaggaaggaaaaaagtccTGCTTCTTGAACTATTATATCCCACTAAACCAAGTAGTATATTGCATTGTAAATTAAACTGGCCACATGTGGTAGTTTCTAAGTAATTCCAGGTGCCTGAAAGTTTGACCCAGCATAGGGAGTGTAATTTTCAGCAAGGTGGCCTTGGAAGCCAGGGGACCTTTCAGGCTAGACTCCACCCCTCCATTGCCCATCCCCATGTCCCCTTAGCTCCCTCCTGCCACCACAGTCTCTGAGTCACACTGAAGATTATGGTAAAGGTAGGGGGGAACAGAGACCATCACTAAAATATGTTTCTAACTGCCACCTATCTCTACTTATTTTTTCGGCAAGGACGCTATCAGTAGAGCAGAGATTATGGCATTTCAAAGATGCTCAGAAATTAGGTCCCATGGACTGACAAATTGTTTCCATGCACGTCCTGTTTGAGTGCTTCAATGAGGCAATTGTTTGGTCCACGATGATAGGGAATTCAGGGCCACCTAAGGAAACTGCTTCCCATCCATATTGACTATGGCTTTTGAGAGCAATTAACCTTGCCAAACCTCTCTCATTTGAGGTCCATCTCTAAGAGAGGTTTCAGACTATGTCTTCTCCTTCAAGGGGAGGAATGCGTTTCAGCATGAACCATAACCACCTCATTCCCAGCCCTTGGCCTGAGATGAGCCAGCATTTAACTGATTCTAAGAGTCTGGCAGACCAGGCAGCAACTGACCAAGCTCATCCAGAGCCTGCATGGCCTGTGACATTAGTGAGTATAAAGGCTCAAGAGTGCTCTTTTAGCCCAAGGATTGATAAGAAATACATTGCTTTCTCATTACTTTATACAGCCAGTTCTTGGTTCTTGATTAAAATCAAGGCAATAGATGTATTTGAAGAGTGATAAACTAAGTGAGGTGATCATCAAAAAGCTCTTGgaatttttctgttctgttttggttttgcAGATCTTTGGACAATCCCCCGACCCCATCACCTCCCCCACTTTATGTTAAGCAGGTCAAGGTGCACAGAAAGcaatttttccaaatcagttcccTGACAACCAAGAACTACTACCTAGAAGTGGACTAAAGACATGAGCTTAGGCTGAGCAAGTTGAGGGTTGAGACGCAGACGAAAAGGTTGATGCCCAAGAAATGAACAGGGAAGGAGGCAACCAGGTCATCACATCTAAGAACAGAGTTGATCCAGGGAGAATATGAAAGAGGGCCAATCATAAAagattgagtttatttttaaagcatatgaAGGGTGAAATTCAAGTTTTGGGTTAATTGGTAGGAAGGATATTCAGTTATAATTGAATGGACCATAATGAGCAATGTTTAGTTGGGGTCTTAAGAGTTATGACAGTCATAATCCAACTGACGCTAATGAGAAAACAACTTGTGATTGATTCCATTAAATGTAGAACTGCAATAAACTTTTAAGGTAGAGAAAGATCAAAATTAACGGGTGGCTgatgcacacacagagaaaggaCATGAAATAAGGTATTAAAGACAAATTATTTGCAGAGCATAAGAGTACGATAAGGGATAggattaaaaataacattacatGAGTGTAGATGATAACATGCCTGAAATATAACTCCTTTCATCCATATGTCACTTACAAAATGACTTGAAGGCATGTGGGAATGTGAAAAGAGGCCAGCAGTTTCACTCGCCAGCTCTGCGGCTGGAGTAAGTCACAGAAGCTAATTAGCAGTGCATAGCAATGTTTCACAGCTATTTCAGTCTGGAATGGAAGAACAATTTCTCTCATTGAAAGGAGGGGGAAATTTAAGGTGAAGGTAATTGCTCAAATTGGATATTGAGCAAACACATACCACTAACATCTGTGGTTTGGAGTAAGGTTACTGCAATTATCTTGGCATTTTTAATGATTAGAAGAAAATGGTTCttcacttttctgttttcacCATGCAATCTTGGCAAGTAGGTAAAACACTAAAGAAAGTAAGGAAAAAGCATCACTTTACAAGATGTGGTTACTTCAACATGTAAAGAGCGGAAAGTGAAGGGTCAGTGTTCCGCAGTGTGATGGGAGTTAAATAAACGGAGTGTTTAGAAAGACAGGCCACCTATTGGAACAGCGTGCATCCGTCTGGAAGGGTGACTGGGTGAGAGACAAAAGGAATAGTGCTTCACAGTAATTAAGAGATTAAGAGAAGTGATCCgaagagaaaagacagaatcAGAGAGTACAGGAGAGTAACAAGGACTCGGAGAAGTGAGCGGGCTgcagggctgggagagaggcTGGGCAGTGTCAGGACTCACCCGCTCCATCCGCGGTGACGATGGCCTCGGGAGAGATGCACACGCCGCGGTCGTAAACCGGCAGCTCCTCGCAGGCCAGGCTCTCTGGCCACGAGTGGCGGTACTTGATGAGGATGGGCTCACAGCCCTGCCGGGCCCGCTCGCACACAGACTTGCAGGGCTTGATGGGCTCGTGCTGGAAGTCAATGGTGCAGATGGGCGCGTACATGgcacagaggaagaagagcaggtCGGGGCTGCAGTGGGTGCCCAGCAGACCTTCGAACTGCTCGATGGCCAGGATGGCGTTGGCCTGGGTGCTGTGGTGCAGGTGGTTGGGCATCTTGGTCATGTTCCAGGGCAGGGACTTGCAAAGGGGGATGCGGACGGGCTCACAGGCTGCAGCCCGGGCTCCGGGCACGCGGAGCAGGCAGAGCGAGGCCAGGGCGAGCAGCCCGGCCCGCAGCAGCAGCATCCCTCCCAGGCTGCCGCAAACCATGATCCCGGCAGGACAGGGCAGGATGCAGCAGTGCCGAGGACGCCGAGAGGCCCGTTCCGCCGTCTCCTCCTCCCCCCTGGAACTGGACACAATGATCTGGGAGCTTCTCCTCCCCCGGCAATCTCACAACTTCCTTGGATCAAATTCCCCCAATGGGGTCCCACGAGCTTCGACGAGTCCAGCCGCCGCCGCCCCTGCCGCTCTGGCTGCTCTTTCCCGACGTCTCAGCCTTCTAGGGCAGCAGCATCTATTTATTCCTCGCTCCCTCTGGCAGAAGCATCAGACTTCACAGATAATCAGATGAGAGGAA
Proteins encoded:
- the FRZB gene encoding secreted frizzled-related protein 3, with product MVCGSLGGMLLLRAGLLALASLCLLRVPGARAAACEPVRIPLCKSLPWNMTKMPNHLHHSTQANAILAIEQFEGLLGTHCSPDLLFFLCAMYAPICTIDFQHEPIKPCKSVCERARQGCEPILIKYRHSWPESLACEELPVYDRGVCISPEAIVTADGADFPMDSSNGNCRGVSGERCKCKPIRATQKTYFRNNYNYVIRAKVKEVKTKCHDVTAVVEVKEILKASLVNIPRDTVNLYTSSGCLCPPLNVNEEYIIMGYEDEERSRLLLVEGSIAEKWKDRLGKKVKRWDMKLRHLGLNKSDSSHSDSTQSQKSGRNTNPRQARN